One window of the Anopheles cruzii chromosome 2, idAnoCruzAS_RS32_06, whole genome shotgun sequence genome contains the following:
- the LOC128278272 gene encoding CDGSH iron-sulfur domain-containing protein 3, mitochondrial: protein MSILRNVSFLQSPAKSCSQPLCFAVRGIVNSPARNDNKFPKNVIEHLNTAHEQQTNGIVYDKKPFRMELQEGKRYSWCLCGRSKGQPLCDGTHKLVQYKITHRPIRFQVEKSGTYWLCNCKQTKHRPFCDGMHKCEVVQKTSGK, encoded by the exons ATGAGTATTCTacgaaatgtttcatttttgcaATCGCCAGCAAAATCT TGTTCGCAACCATTATGCTTCGCGGTCCGCGGAATAGTTAACAGTCCAGCCAGAAATGATAATAAGTTTCCCAAAAATGTGATTGAACATCTCAACACAGCAcacgaacaacaaacaaatgggATTGTATACGATAAGAAACCGTTTCGGATGGAACTTCAAGAAG GCAAGCGTTACTCGTGGTGTCTTTGTGGCCGCTCGAAAGGGCAACCGCTGTGCGACGGCACGCATAAGCTAGTGCAATACAAAATCACTCATCG CCCGATACGGTTTCAGGTGGAGAAAAGCGGTACCTACTGGCTGTGCAATTGTAAGCAAACGAAGCACCGACCTTTCTGCGATGGAATGCATAAGTGTGAAGTGGTACAGAAAACATCTGGAAAATAG